Proteins from one Chitinophaga oryzae genomic window:
- a CDS encoding DUF2911 domain-containing protein, translating into MKTVRNLTASAAVMLLLYAGTSVAQGIKMPAPSPGQTVKQDFALSSVELNYSRPVKKGRVIMGDIVPYNKVWRTGANSPTIITFGEDVNFGGKPVKAGKYGLLTIPGAQQWTVILTSSLDVSSPAAYKPENDIARVQVKPVTLAAPQESFTIGFEDVKESAMNLVISWDKVKVPVAITADIQDKILGQIDAAMAAPGEKKPYFQSAVYYLEHNLDINKAKTWIDAAAAQSPEAFWVWHQKAKIYAKAKDKSGAKEAALKSIELAKAAKNDDYVALNNKLLATLK; encoded by the coding sequence ATGAAAACTGTCAGAAACCTTACGGCATCAGCCGCTGTCATGCTGCTGTTATATGCCGGCACCTCTGTAGCGCAAGGTATTAAAATGCCTGCACCCAGCCCGGGCCAGACTGTAAAACAAGACTTCGCCCTCTCCAGCGTGGAACTGAACTATTCCCGCCCGGTAAAAAAAGGCAGGGTGATCATGGGCGATATCGTTCCCTACAACAAAGTATGGAGAACCGGCGCTAACTCCCCCACCATTATCACTTTCGGGGAAGACGTAAACTTCGGCGGCAAACCGGTAAAAGCCGGCAAATACGGCCTGCTGACCATTCCCGGTGCACAGCAGTGGACAGTTATCCTGACCAGCAGCCTCGATGTAAGCAGCCCCGCCGCCTACAAACCAGAAAACGACATTGCCCGCGTACAGGTAAAACCCGTAACACTGGCGGCGCCACAGGAAAGCTTCACCATCGGCTTTGAAGATGTGAAAGAATCCGCCATGAACCTGGTGATCAGCTGGGATAAAGTAAAAGTACCGGTGGCGATCACCGCCGACATCCAGGATAAAATCCTCGGCCAGATCGACGCTGCCATGGCTGCTCCCGGCGAGAAAAAACCATACTTCCAGTCTGCCGTTTATTATCTCGAGCACAATCTCGACATCAACAAAGCCAAAACATGGATAGACGCTGCTGCAGCACAAAGCCCCGAAGCATTCTGGGTTTGGCATCAGAAAGCAAAAATCTATGCGAAAGCCAAAGACAAAAGCGGCGCTAAAGAAGCTGCCCTGAAGTCCATCGAACTGGCAAAAGCTGCGAAGAATGACGACTACGTAGCACTGAACAACAAACTGCTGGCCACACTCAAATAA
- a CDS encoding response regulator transcription factor, which produces MAHIKVAIADDHKIFRSGVINTLVPYDNIRFVFEADDGLHLLQHMEQHQPDVILMDLKMPNMDGIEATIKVKEKYPDVKVIILTMYEDDNFIVHLVENGANAYLLKNADPEEIYEAICTTYEKGFYFNENVNLALLKKVLHKNKQQFKPTLKNEIQLNDREQEVLKLICQELTTQEISEQIFLSPRTVEGIRQKLLEKLNVKNSVGLVLYAFRSGLIE; this is translated from the coding sequence ATGGCACACATTAAGGTGGCTATTGCTGACGATCACAAGATCTTCCGCAGTGGGGTGATCAACACACTGGTACCGTATGACAATATCCGTTTCGTATTTGAGGCGGACGATGGCCTGCATCTGCTGCAGCATATGGAACAACATCAACCGGATGTGATACTGATGGACCTGAAGATGCCTAACATGGACGGCATTGAGGCCACCATTAAAGTAAAAGAGAAGTATCCCGACGTGAAAGTGATCATCCTCACCATGTACGAAGATGACAATTTCATCGTTCACCTTGTGGAGAACGGCGCCAATGCCTATTTGCTGAAAAATGCAGATCCGGAAGAAATCTATGAAGCCATTTGCACCACTTATGAGAAAGGCTTCTATTTTAATGAAAATGTAAACCTGGCTTTATTAAAGAAAGTCCTGCACAAGAATAAGCAACAGTTTAAACCGACACTCAAAAACGAAATACAGCTCAACGACCGCGAACAGGAGGTGCTGAAGCTGATCTGCCAGGAACTCACCACACAGGAGATATCCGAACAGATATTCCTCAGCCCTCGCACGGTAGAAGGCATCCGCCAGAAACTGCTGGAAAAGCTGAACGTAAAAAACAGTGTGGGCCTTGTGTTATACGCATTCCGCAGCGGATTAATCGAATAA
- a CDS encoding sensor histidine kinase, which translates to MQTIDIIVIGTTVMLILGVIVILLVMFQQKQVIQHKLLIRDKDLQLQRERLVAVLQGQEQERKRIAEDLHDEVGAQLSVLKLSIGGLMPLLKTGNGEAERLKETKDFTDIIIQQLRFISQSLHPQALENLGLAHALDSFCSLMNKNKAVKIHFRVAENHHPVEMEKALNVYRVVQELINNILKHAAATEVTITYQTTPSLLTITVADNGNGLLLPSLDANKKKTGSLGLKNIESRLNIIGGKINFAAGDPKGTLATITVENYQA; encoded by the coding sequence ATGCAGACAATTGATATTATTGTAATCGGTACTACAGTAATGTTAATCCTTGGGGTGATCGTGATATTGCTCGTGATGTTTCAGCAAAAACAGGTCATACAACATAAACTGCTGATCAGGGACAAGGACCTCCAACTGCAACGGGAACGGCTGGTGGCCGTATTACAGGGCCAGGAGCAGGAACGCAAAAGAATTGCAGAAGACCTGCATGATGAAGTAGGCGCGCAGTTGTCTGTGCTGAAACTGAGCATCGGCGGTCTGATGCCCCTGCTGAAAACCGGCAACGGCGAAGCGGAAAGGCTGAAGGAAACCAAAGACTTCACTGACATTATCATACAACAGCTCCGGTTCATCTCCCAAAGCCTGCACCCCCAGGCGCTGGAAAACCTCGGTCTGGCCCATGCGCTGGATTCGTTCTGCAGCCTGATGAACAAAAACAAAGCGGTAAAAATCCATTTCCGGGTAGCCGAAAACCATCACCCCGTGGAAATGGAAAAAGCGCTCAACGTATACCGCGTGGTACAGGAACTGATCAACAATATCCTCAAACATGCGGCAGCGACAGAGGTCACCATCACTTACCAGACCACCCCTTCCCTGCTGACCATCACTGTAGCAGACAACGGCAACGGCCTGCTGCTGCCATCTCTGGACGCCAACAAAAAGAAAACCGGAAGCCTCGGCCTTAAAAACATCGAAAGCCGCCTTAATATAATCGGCGGAAAGATTAACTTCGCCGCGGGCGATCCTAAAGGTACGCTCGCCACTATTACCGTAGAAAATTATCAGGCTTAA